One Chordicoccus furentiruminis DNA window includes the following coding sequences:
- a CDS encoding histidine kinase gives MKKADDRRTAFWGSIRRLRLRHRIEPRGIQSTIMAAFTAVALCLMLVLGLTLYSRFTAFSRQNTIQTTQQRIEQTQNSLEDYLHSMRQISDAVTFNIIQDSDAAGRDLEREMTLIYESYKDSLLTIALYNSSGSLLAAEPIEAEKTDPDVAKQPWFIDAMDQIENMHFSVPHVQNLFDDSTYSYHWVISLSRAVNLTDSSTPELGVLLVDMNYSAVARIMEQINQNENGQYYYLADSTGKIIYHPKQMELAVGLAEEDSRSAAGRTDGVYTDRMNGEKRNLVISTIGYTGWRLVGVIPERSFTYGIINLRDFIIMLMLLTVMLLLIVNRVVSGRISKPILMLSDSVRDYEAGGKPEIFIGGSAEISHLGYSIQKSYEQIDELMKEIVREQNERRRSELDALQSQINPHFLYNTLDSITWMIEGGRNEDAVFMISELAKLLRISLSKGHTIIPIEDELRHSRCYMNIQKVRYRDRFAVVYDVDPSIGGFCTVKLILQPILENAIYYGVGEMDPDDGGTITVRGWRDEGGIGLSVTDNGPGMEEGQAEHVLTDSSIVHRHGSGVGLRNVDTRIRLLFGRDFGLTVVSEQDVGTTVTIRLPAIAFSGENRNNLETGRQPAGEET, from the coding sequence ATGAAGAAGGCGGACGACAGACGGACGGCGTTCTGGGGAAGTATAAGGCGGCTGCGTCTCCGCCACCGGATCGAGCCGAGGGGGATTCAGTCCACCATCATGGCGGCGTTCACCGCGGTGGCGCTCTGCCTGATGCTGGTGCTCGGGCTGACGCTTTACAGCCGCTTCACTGCGTTCTCCCGTCAGAACACGATCCAGACCACGCAGCAGCGGATCGAGCAGACCCAGAACAGCCTGGAGGACTATCTGCACAGCATGCGTCAGATTTCCGACGCGGTGACGTTCAACATCATTCAGGACAGCGACGCGGCGGGGCGGGATCTGGAGCGGGAGATGACGCTGATCTATGAGTCCTACAAGGACTCTCTTCTCACGATCGCGCTCTACAATAGCAGCGGCTCTCTGCTGGCGGCCGAGCCGATCGAGGCCGAGAAGACGGATCCGGACGTGGCGAAGCAGCCGTGGTTCATCGACGCGATGGATCAGATCGAGAACATGCATTTCTCCGTCCCTCATGTCCAGAATCTGTTTGACGATTCGACATACAGCTATCACTGGGTCATTTCTCTGAGCCGGGCCGTGAACCTGACGGACAGCAGCACGCCTGAGCTCGGGGTGCTGCTGGTTGATATGAATTACTCCGCGGTCGCACGAATCATGGAGCAGATCAACCAGAACGAGAACGGCCAGTACTATTATCTGGCGGACAGCACCGGCAAGATCATCTACCACCCGAAGCAGATGGAGCTGGCTGTCGGGCTGGCGGAGGAGGACAGCCGCTCCGCAGCCGGCCGGACCGACGGCGTCTACACCGACCGGATGAACGGTGAGAAGCGGAATCTGGTGATCAGCACGATCGGCTATACAGGATGGCGGCTCGTAGGCGTGATTCCCGAGCGCTCCTTCACATACGGCATCATCAATCTCCGTGATTTCATCATCATGCTGATGCTGCTGACCGTGATGCTTCTGCTCATCGTCAACCGGGTTGTGTCAGGGCGGATCTCAAAACCGATCCTGATGCTCAGTGATTCCGTGCGGGACTACGAGGCGGGCGGGAAACCGGAGATCTTTATCGGAGGCTCCGCCGAGATCAGCCATCTCGGCTATTCGATCCAGAAGTCCTACGAGCAGATCGACGAGCTGATGAAGGAAATCGTGCGGGAACAGAACGAGCGGAGACGCAGCGAGCTGGACGCTCTGCAGAGCCAGATCAACCCGCACTTTCTGTACAACACGCTGGATTCCATTACCTGGATGATCGAGGGAGGAAGAAACGAGGACGCGGTCTTTATGATCTCGGAGCTGGCGAAGCTGCTCCGGATCAGTCTTTCCAAGGGTCATACGATCATTCCGATCGAGGATGAACTCCGGCACAGCCGCTGCTATATGAACATCCAGAAGGTGCGTTACCGGGACCGCTTCGCGGTCGTCTACGACGTGGATCCGTCGATCGGCGGCTTCTGCACCGTAAAGCTGATTCTCCAGCCGATTCTGGAGAACGCGATCTACTACGGCGTCGGCGAGATGGATCCGGACGACGGCGGCACGATCACCGTGCGGGGCTGGCGGGACGAAGGCGGCATCGGCCTCTCCGTGACGGACAACGGGCCAGGCATGGAGGAGGGCCAGGCGGAGCATGTGCTGACGGACAGCAGCATTGTGCACCGGCACGGCTCCGGCGTCGGACTCCGCAACGTGGATACGCGGATCCGCCTTCTGTTCGGCCGGGACTTCGGGCTGACGGTAGTCAGCGAGCAGGACGTCGGCACGACCGTGACGATCCGACTCCCTGCGATTGCCTTCAGCGGGGAAAACCGGAATAATCTGGAAACGGGCCGGCAGCCGGCCGGAGAGGAGACGTGA
- a CDS encoding substrate-binding domain-containing protein, protein MKHDRWIFLTVEFALAAAAALMMLRMSAGREPARKISVIVSQPDEDRWELFLHGVKQAASACGLDAEIVTTDTITGAEQEEELMENAVADGAEALIVQPAPGGETNRMLTRIAEKIPVVETGGGSAVPPGAAADRPETASSGAEAAEGGDDGAGGAGAVPLVGPDYEAMGHALGRMLIDDRGSRLKGVRIGIAGGLSDTDSIAAAERGLEETLRESGCRIVWTLRNLPDGDEAGEELTAQTPTDVVIALDTQSVERAGDCAAEGALWDASVYGIGMSTKSIYHLDRGHVRGLVVPGCFEMGYRAVIEAAAGIRKGRNAMRSRTTSCRIVRRADLFTEENEQLLFSLDQ, encoded by the coding sequence GTGAAGCACGACCGCTGGATATTCCTGACCGTTGAATTTGCCCTCGCGGCGGCAGCCGCTCTGATGATGCTGAGAATGTCGGCCGGACGGGAACCGGCGCGGAAGATCAGCGTGATCGTCAGTCAGCCGGATGAGGACCGGTGGGAGCTTTTTCTCCACGGCGTGAAGCAGGCGGCTTCCGCCTGCGGGCTGGACGCAGAAATCGTGACGACGGACACCATCACCGGTGCGGAGCAGGAGGAAGAACTGATGGAAAACGCCGTCGCAGACGGAGCGGAGGCGCTGATCGTGCAGCCGGCTCCGGGCGGAGAAACGAACCGGATGCTGACCCGCATCGCGGAGAAGATTCCGGTTGTGGAAACCGGCGGCGGCTCTGCGGTCCCACCGGGCGCGGCGGCAGACAGGCCGGAAACGGCTTCGTCCGGGGCGGAGGCGGCGGAAGGCGGAGACGACGGCGCGGGCGGAGCCGGGGCCGTTCCGCTGGTCGGACCGGACTATGAAGCGATGGGACACGCGCTGGGCCGGATGCTGATCGACGACAGAGGAAGCCGGCTCAAGGGAGTCCGGATCGGCATTGCCGGCGGGCTGTCCGACACGGACAGCATCGCGGCGGCGGAGCGGGGACTCGAGGAGACGCTGAGGGAGAGCGGATGCCGGATCGTCTGGACGCTGCGGAATCTGCCGGACGGGGATGAAGCCGGCGAGGAGCTGACCGCGCAGACGCCGACGGACGTCGTCATCGCGCTCGATACCCAGTCGGTGGAGCGGGCGGGAGACTGCGCGGCGGAAGGCGCGCTGTGGGACGCTTCCGTATACGGGATCGGCATGTCCACGAAATCGATTTATCATCTGGACCGCGGCCATGTGCGGGGACTCGTGGTGCCGGGGTGCTTCGAGATGGGATACCGGGCCGTCATAGAGGCCGCGGCCGGGATCCGAAAGGGGCGGAACGCAATGCGCAGCCGGACGACGTCCTGTCGGATTGTGCGCCGGGCGGATCTTTTCACGGAAGAAAACGAGCAGCTGCTGTTCTCGCTGGATCAGTGA
- a CDS encoding galactose ABC transporter substrate-binding protein: protein MKTGTGMAALLSAALLLTGCGGQRAPQPKRSVSIGAVGYSEDDTYIGELLACLRQDVKDLSEKDRPVTLTTRFAGGAQRTEDRCVEELIDSGCDVLCVNLVDRTAPTKTIDLAIRHDIPVIFFNREPVREDLMRWERLYYVGSEARESGVMQGELAADWIRSHPETDRNGDGRIQYVLLEGEPGHQDAIIRTENSVDTLRQEGIEVDKLSYQIANWSRAQAQTRMTQMIDTYGSGIELVLANSDDMALGALDAYGRKSVAAENRPVVFGTDGTKVGLKAIRDGEMAGTVYNDKEGQALGIARLACALAEGTSLDAFDFQEGRYLYLPYKKVTAENADSFPD from the coding sequence ATGAAAACAGGAACCGGTATGGCGGCGCTCCTCAGCGCGGCGCTGCTGCTGACCGGCTGCGGCGGTCAGAGAGCGCCGCAGCCGAAGCGGAGCGTCTCCATCGGGGCGGTCGGATACAGTGAGGATGACACATACATCGGCGAGCTGCTTGCCTGCCTCCGCCAGGATGTGAAGGATCTGTCGGAGAAAGACCGGCCGGTGACGCTCACGACACGGTTCGCGGGCGGGGCGCAGCGGACCGAGGACCGCTGCGTCGAGGAACTGATCGACAGCGGCTGCGATGTGCTTTGCGTCAATCTGGTGGACCGGACGGCGCCGACGAAGACGATCGATCTGGCGATCCGCCATGACATTCCGGTGATTTTTTTCAACCGTGAGCCGGTCAGAGAGGACCTGATGCGGTGGGAACGGCTCTACTATGTGGGAAGCGAGGCCAGAGAGTCCGGTGTCATGCAGGGGGAGCTCGCGGCGGACTGGATCCGCTCCCACCCGGAGACAGACCGGAACGGGGACGGACGGATCCAATACGTTCTGCTCGAGGGAGAGCCCGGCCATCAGGACGCGATCATCCGGACGGAGAACAGTGTGGATACGCTGCGTCAGGAAGGCATTGAAGTGGACAAGCTCAGCTATCAGATCGCCAACTGGAGCCGCGCCCAGGCGCAGACGAGGATGACGCAGATGATCGATACCTACGGCAGCGGCATCGAGCTGGTGCTCGCCAACAGTGATGATATGGCGCTTGGCGCGCTGGACGCGTACGGCCGGAAATCAGTGGCGGCGGAGAACCGGCCGGTGGTCTTCGGGACGGACGGGACAAAGGTAGGCTTAAAAGCGATCCGCGACGGGGAGATGGCCGGAACCGTCTACAACGACAAGGAGGGCCAGGCGCTTGGCATCGCCCGTCTCGCCTGTGCGCTGGCGGAGGGGACATCGCTCGATGCGTTTGACTTTCAGGAAGGACGGTACCTCTATCTGCCCTACAAAAAGGTGACGGCGGAAAACGCGGACTCCTTCCCGGACTGA